Proteins encoded within one genomic window of Gambusia affinis linkage group LG09, SWU_Gaff_1.0, whole genome shotgun sequence:
- the LOC122837617 gene encoding hemicentin-1-like produces the protein MEGVFGLLLMLLGVSQAVETFCDGRQDGALCYGALGGSVELQLMDNASEIPRYKWRKKTSVTKTYQMILTGQKNKVKKNTLRSRSVFIPNNGTFRINNLNSTDSGKYTLEIFDSNEHKNRSQILQLFIEAPVSSVQLVSECLPQGLIRASCLPEGGDSPQYSWTLDGHALADSELLSRDNGTNFIVLRQNISGRLSCSVKNHISHVSRDQIVSVCKEMKTYCDGRQDGAQCYGSLGATVVLHLMDSFLEIPKYEWRHQSLTIFKSRTNTIFSHSLQSRYLLMPSNGTFTIKNLMKADSGKYTLETFNSDGRKTGQRTLQLTVQAPVSSVQLVTECLSTLELKVSCPIVEGDSPQYSWTLDGNTLTDSELISGNNGTNIIILRQNVSGRLLCSVRNHVSLVSKGEFISPCKDTSQLRCGLMFAAAVLSCAGIGLYFKWKETKYKKMLITPQIEENPEDFQIIEQSNLADV, from the exons ATGGAAGGTGTTTTCGGACTATTACTGATGCTACTCGGAGTATCACAAG CAGTGGAAACTTTCTGTGATGGCAGACAGGACGGAGCTCTGTGTTATGGCGCTTTGGGTGGAAGTGTGGAACTCCAGCTGATGGACAACGCCTCAGAAATACCCAGATACAAGTGGAGGAAGAAAACATCAGTTACCAAAACCTACCAAATGATTCTTACAGGTCAAAAGAACAAGGTTAAAAAGAATACTTTGAGAAGCAGATCTGTTTTTATTCCCAATAATGGAACGTTCAGGATCAATAACCTTAACAGCACTGACAGTGGTAAATACACACTTGAGATTTTTGATtcaaatgaacataaaaatcgAAGTCAGATTCTACAGTTGTTTATAGAAG CTCCAGTGTCTTCTGTCCAACTTGTCTCTGAGTGTTTGCCTCAAGGACTAATAAGGGCTTCATGTCTTCCTGAGGGAGGGGACAGTCCTCAGTACAGCTGGACTCTGGATGGACATGCACTAGCAGATTCTGAGCTCCTCTCTCGAGATAATGGCACAAACTTCATTGTCCTGAGACAAAATATCTCTGGACGTTTGTCCTGCTCAGTCAAGAATCATATCAGTCATGTCTCCAGGGATCAAATTGTGTCTGTCTGTAAAG aaatgaaaacttaCTGCGATGGCAGACAGGATGGAGCTCAGTGTTATGGATCCTTGGGGGCAACTGTGGTTCTCCATCTAATGGATAGCTTTTTAGAAATACCTAAATATGAATGGAGACATCAAAGCTTAACAATCTTTAAGAGCAGAACGAACACAATTTTTTCACATTCCCTCCAGAGCAGATATCTGTTAATGCCGAGTAATGGTACATTTACTATAAAGAACCTTATGAAGGCTGACAGTGGTAAATATACTCTGGAAACCTTTAACTCAGATGGACGGAAAACAGGGCAGCGTACTCTTCAGCTGACTGTTCAAG CTCCTGTGTCCTCTGTCCAGCTGGTTACTGAGTGTCTGTCCACGTTAGAGCTGAAGGTGTCCTGTCCCATAGTGGAAGGGGACAGTCCTCAGTACAGCTGGACTCTGGATGGAAACACTCTGACAGATTCTGAGCTCATTTCTGGAAACAATGGGACGAACATCATCATTCTGAGGCAAAATGTCTCAGGACGTCTCCTCTGCTCAGTCAGGAATCACGTCAGTCTTGTCTCCAAAGGAGAATTTATTTCTCCTTGTAAAG ACACTTCTCAGCTCAGATGTGGTTTGATGTTTGCTGCAGCCGTTCTTTCATGTGCTGGGATTGGCCTCTATTTCAAATGGAAGGagacaaaatataagaaaatgttAATCACGCCACAAATAGAAGAGAATCCAGAGGATTTTCAAATTATTGAACAAAGTAATTTGGCCGATGTTTAA
- the LOC122837440 gene encoding contactin-4-like, translating to MNVVVGLLLTLLKFTHESAAGETHCDGRQDGARCFVAEGGAVIIQLLNNVSEIPKYEWKNERVVIFRGKGYNFYQIPLQNRFLFIPTNGTVAFKNLRRTDSGKYTLNIFDSNGWIKESRALQLIVQAPVSSVHLITECLSRLEMKVSCVSEGADSPQYIWTLNGDKLTDSELLSANSENNIIILRHSVSGSLACSVWNHISIGSKEQIISACKEFTAGETRCDAREDRAQCFGALGGTVIIRLMNNASEIPKHEWKNKTSMILRGEGHKFFQNVLQNRLFFLSSNDTISLTNLSRSDSGEYNLEIFDSEGQKTVQTLQLLVQAPVSSVRLVTECLSQLEMKVSCLCQRGDSPQYSWTMDGHTLTNSELLYVHNETNIIILRKNISGRLVCSVRNQVSYASEEKTLFVCKDISLLVHSLMFGVTIVSCVGIWLYFKLKENKYKDFVTYIRKENPDDFNVIEQSDLIKHKHK from the exons ATGAATGTCGTGGTTGGATTGTTGCTGACCCTACTCAAATTCACGCATG AATCTGCAGCAGGAGAAACTCACTGTGATGGAAGACAGGATGGAGCTCGTTGTTTTGTAGCTGAGGGAGGAGCAGTGATCATCCAGCTGCTCAACAACGTGTCAGAAATACCTAAATATGAATGGAAAAATGAAAGAGTTGTAATTTTCAGAGGCAAAGGGTACAATTTCTATCAAATTCCCCTTCagaacagatttctttttattcccaCCAATGGTACAGTTGCGTTCAAGAACCTCAGGAGAACTGACAGTGGTAAATATACTTTGAATATCTTTGATTCAAATGGATGGATTAAAGAAAGCCGAGCTCTTCAGTTGATTGTTCAAg ctccTGTATCTTCTGTTCATCTCATCACCGAGTGTTTGTCCCGGTTAGAGATGAAGGTGTCCTGTGTCTCTGAGGGAGCGGACAGTCCTCAGTACATTTGGACTCTGAACGGAGACAAACTGACAGACTCTGAACTTCTATCAGCAAACAGTGAgaataacattattattttgcGACACAGTGTGTCAGGAAGTCTGGCCTGCTCAGTCTGGAATCACATCAGCATCGGTTCCAAAGAGCAGATCATTTCTGCTTGTAAAG AGTTTACAGCGGGAGAAACTCGCTGTGACGCCAGAGAGGACAGAGCTCAGTGTTTTGGAGCTTTGGGAGGAACTGTGATCATCCGCCTGATGAACAACGCCTCAGAAATACCTAAAcatgaatggaaaaataaaacatccatgATCCTCAGAGGTGAAGGACATAAAttctttcaaaatgtccttcagaacagattattctttctttccagCAATGATACGATTAGCCTTACAAACCTCAGCAGGTCTGACAGTGGTGAATATAATCTGGAAATATTTGATTCTGAAGGACAGAAAACAGTGCAGACTCTTCAACTGCTAGTTCAAG CTCCTGTGTCTTCTGTCCGGCTCGTCACTGAGTGTTTGTCGCAGTTAGAGATGAAAGTGTCCTGTCTCTGTCAGCGAGGGGACAGTCCGCAGTACAGCTGGACTATGGATGGACACACACTGACAAACTCTGAACTCCTCTATGTGCATAATGAGACGAACATcataattctgagaaaaaacatCTCAGGACGTCTGGTCTGCTCAGTCAGGAATCAAGTCAGCTACGCCTCTGAGGAAAAAACTCTGTTTGTTTGtaaag ATATCTCCTTGCTTGTACACAGTTTGATGTTTGGTGTAACGATTGTTTCCTGTGTCGGGATCTGGCTCTATTTCAAACTGAAGGAGAACAAATACAAGGACTTTGTCACTTACATCAGAAAAGAGAATCCAGATGACTTTAATGTaattgaacagtctgatttaATTAAGCATAagcacaaataa
- the LOC122837616 gene encoding uncharacterized protein LOC122837616, with amino-acid sequence MAAGVGLLLLLIGVSYGNKTFCDARHEGAQCSQPCGATVFVHLMDEASKKIIFQWTKEATIILNWRNNGLVTNTLESRSEFISNNGTFRISNLRSSDSGEYTLKLFDSNGKATGGRTLQLYIEGRSPLRFGAISALLLFSIHVVVCAIVICVQRKKQKRKGEELPADLTYAVVRVVQQRERKSVKQNIEEEVEYSQIKIAG; translated from the exons ATGGCAGCTGGAGTTGGACTGCTGCTTCTGCTCATAGGAGTCTCTTATG GTAATAAAACGTTCTGTGATGCCAGACACGAGGGAGCTCAATGTTCTCAACCCTGCGGAGCAACTGTGTTTGTTCACCTGATGGATGAGGcctcaaaaaaaataatattccagTGGACAAAGGAAGCAACAATAATACTAAATTGGAGAAACAATGGACTCGTGACAAACACATTAGAGAGCAGATCCGAATTTATCTCCAACAACGGGACATTTAGGATCAGCAACCTTAGGAGCAGTGATAGTGGTGAATACACACTTAAACTTTTTGATTCCAATGGAAAAGCAACAGGAGGACGGACTCTGCAGTTGTACATTGAAG GCCGGTCCCCACTAAGATTTGGAGCAATCTCtgctctgcttttgttttctatccATGTCGTTGTCTGTGCAATCGTCATCTGTGTCCagaggaaaaagcaaaaaagaaaag GAGAAGAACTCCCTGCTGACTTGACCTATGCTGTCGTCAGAGTGGTGCAACAGCGAGAGAGGAAGTCAGTGAAGCAAAACatagaggaggaggtggagtaCAGCCAAATAAAGATTGCAGGGTGA